Part of the Girardinichthys multiradiatus isolate DD_20200921_A chromosome 14, DD_fGirMul_XY1, whole genome shotgun sequence genome is shown below.
atgtgctcgccagaggtagcctgactgccattaggtaccgagatgagatcctcagactccttgtgagaccatatgctggtgaggttcgccctgggttcctcctaatgcaggacaatgctagacctcatgtggctggagtgtgtcagcagttcctgcaagatgaagacattgaagctatggactggcccgcccgttccccagacctgaatctgattgaccacatctgggacatcatgtctcgctccatccaccaacgtcacgttgcaccacagactgtccaggagttggtggatgctttagtccaggtctgggaggagatccctcaggagaccatccaccgtctcatcaggagcatgaccaggcgttgtagggaggtcatacaggcacgtggaggtcacacacaatacacacacaaatccaggcctccattggttaatacatttgatttccatcgatgatttttgtctgattttgttgtcaacacattcaactttgtacagaacaaagtattcaatgagaatatttcattcattcagatctaggatgtgttatttgagtgttccctttatttttttgagcagtgtatattctcTGCCTTGTCGTCAGATTTAGTTACGTTGTTGTCGGTTTATAGTTTGTTGCGTTTACATTTTGCTGAACATAAAATAATCCAAGAGtattagaagaaataaagtaTTCCACCTTAATgctgaaaaaccaacaacatgACATTTTGATCTTTGGAAGCAATATGCTCTGCTCTCTGGGAAAAGGATGGTCCAATAACAAAGTGTGCTGAGGCTCAGTTGTGCTGGTTGCTGGGAGACCGAGGGGCGGCAGATCTGTACCCGTCTGGGAGCGTAGCTCTGCCTTAAATCATGCtgactttaaaatgtgtttgagtgagaaaatatcaaaataatgatcatgtttttactgaagaaaatgttttaactggtttaaataaagtttaaataacagcaacaaGGATCCtagacatacagccagagctacaagggATTGGTTAAAATCCAACATGTCAGCCACAAGGCCCACAGGCCACATTCAGCAAAGAtacttttatatatttattaatgcAAATTTTCCGTCTATTAAGcacatttctttagttttagCACCAGCAGCTTGTTTGATAAAAGactataaatacatatttagttTGACAGTTCAAACATTCATTTCCTTCAAAATATcccaaaattgttttttttaagcatcaACTTGACCAAATCAGAAATACTTTAAAAGTCCAGGTTTTTACCCATGTAGGCCACATCCTTCCAGTCCAGCTTATTTTTCTCCACTACCGATTGGACATCCTTCAGTGGATCCTCTCCGACCGTCATGACCTCACAGCCAGTCATTGTCTCCAGTTTTGGAATCAGAGATTTCATCAGAAGGTCCTCCTTTGAGATCAGCAGGACCACCTGGAGAACAGAGAAGATGTGATGCATTATGGGACACAGGTTAAAGCTTCATTACGCCGTTGATGAAGACGACAGAGCTGACCTTCATATCGTCTTTCTGCAGCATCCTGAACCCTGCTGTGTCTCTAGTGTGGATAGAGACCGAGTCCTCTCCAGACACGGACAGAAAGACCTTTCCATCGGTCAAACATCCGGAGACCTTACAGAACATCATGGACACTCCCCGGCCGAAGTAACCGTACCTGTTGGAAGCACAGATCCCAAAAATAAATAGTAGAAAAAAGTACAGCAGGACCTCCTGACAGaaaaattactgaaatataAAATGGAGAATCTAAATCAGAAGGTCTGAAGGCATAAGCTGAAGAatctgaaataataataatttattttaggggTTAAATCAGTCAAACCATTAAATACAGGTCTAAATTCACCTGAGAACCCTCTGCTCTGCCACGGGCCAGTCGATGTCTATGTCGATGTCCACGCTGTGCTGCGGCTCCATCTCAAAGTAGGCGACCTTACCTCCCTGAAGAGAGTCCGACACCAACATCAGAGCAGCTGAACGTTTAAAACTGATGAACACAGTTCTGGTGAAACATCCGGTCGTCATGGAAGTGATTGCCATTCATGTTGAACATAATTTTATTGAACCATTATTATCAGGGAATTTCAACACCTTACTGCCTGAACTTTGCTTTTTTGCTGTCAAACGGATTTTAAGTTAAATAGAGATTGTTgatttaactgtaacaaacatgAATTTAGGTTTTCAGTGTAAAACCTGGTGAATCGGGCATAACTCTGACCACTAAATGGTGACAAAGTGTTTACAATAGATCCTTGGCATGTGTAGAATATCTATTAAGAGGCATTAGTGGTAAATAAACACCACCCTGGCTGTGTTGTGGTTTGATGCGAATTTGCAACAATAGTCTACAGGGGATGAAAAACAAGGTTTCAGCGTAACTGTTAGAATGGCCCTTGGCAGCTGATTAAGGCAGGAGGCTTGAGGCAGAGAAAAGGTGCAGGCCCACTGGGTGTTTATTCACCAACACTGAAGACATACAAATACAAGACCCTGTTACACAAGTCACACATGGTCACAGCTACAGCCACCGTCAGTTTGTTAACCGGCAGCCTTTTATAGCTCCTCCCATTAACAGACCTACCATGACAGGCGAAACAAACATATACACTAACATACATACAACATAGCTAAAACAtcactttatttaacaaacattatTACTAAACATCTCCAAAACAAGTCTCTACCTAGGCTTAAGTCATTAACACTAAAGACTAACATGCACACAGTTTACTCCTCCCCTTCAATATATAATGGTCTCTTCCAGAACCTTTAAAAGGTGCTCAGGCCCCCGGGGAATCTTTTAGCCCaaacaccctacagaggaagagacagaggtaagtcatttatttaacaatacactggaaaacaattaattccAAAGACTGGTCACAATACTGgtattttatccatttgttatgtttgtttaccagGACAGGTCATCATCAGTACCAGCTGAGAAGAAGCTGCCTAAAACAGCCAcaaactaagaataaaatactCCAATCTCTGTCACAGTGTaatttgttctttcaacaatattcaaaacagcattttaagtgtTCCAGCATACGTAATGAAGCTATTCATTACAGTAACATTTGTAACTCCATGTAGCATTAATTATAAGCACAGTTGAACCTTGAATTCTGGATCAATGTGTGTCCACATTTTGgcagagttcatttaaattggttggtttctgGCACAGACGTGGCTTTTAGGCATAGTCTATAAATTTAAAATAGATATAAATATCTgagtgtccaagtttcaaccaacTGACCCCAACTTAGGTGTAAGGAAACCGGTTGGCTTGATCAGGAGCAACCAAAGATCAAGCCTGCCATGAACCTAAAGATGCTGCAACATGAGAAGAtaattttatgtcatagactGAGAAGGCGCTCACTACGATAAAAGCCTCGGCTCAAGCACAAGTGAAAACGTGCAGCGGCCCACGTGGACAAGCCATATGTCCTCCAGAGAAAAGTTTCATGGTCGGACGAGACGAAGACTGAGCTATTTAGCCACATTAAGAAGAtgtatgtttggaggagtcacATTGAGTCCTAAAGAGCCCAAAAAGCTGCACCACCTGATTAGCATGGAGGTGGCAGTACCATGGTTCTGATGTATAGCACAAAGTGGATGATATGATGAAGGAGGAAGACCAAACTTCAACTCACTAACCACTGGATGCTGGAAACTTAGAAACAACGGGACAATGATTACAAACACACATCAGGGCAGGACTTGGAATCAATGAAGGAGACTCGATTAGGATTGGAGAATGATTGCAACCTAAACCAGACCAGAAATGTGTGGACTGATGAAAAGCTGAGTCAATGCCAAAAAAAGGCTTCAACATTAAAATGTCAGGGGCTGAGAATTAACCTGCAAGCATCCCTCCTTCATGATGAGGTCTCTGGTGGCGAAGTAAAACGAGCCGTTCTCATAGAGCTCTCCATCCCAGTCCTGACGCCGCGGACGATTCTTAGGGTCCAGATTCTCCGGCTTAGTTTTTATGTTGCCTGGAAAGAAGGAGGAGAAACGTCTTAGGTTGAAGAAAAGGCGACAGCAGAAGCATTCACACAGAGAACCTCAGATGGAGAACATGTTCTGCTGTAGGTTCTTTAAAACCTACAGCAGAACCGAACCCTGAATGAGTCAAACTGGGGAGGATGAAGTTCATCCTGAAGGTCAGGAGTTTGTTTGACTCACTTCCCTTGACCTCCTTCCAGCGGAACTGGTGTCTCCGAACCACAGAGAAGACGGAGTCAAATCCGTCCTCAGTGATCTTCTTCAGGGCCTCCTGTAAGTGAGACGGGTGGAGACACGGAGACGTAGCCTGGATGTTACAGACCACCGTCACGTctgtgaaaagaaaaaccataATCAGTAATTTTCCAACCCGAACCTTTGGGTCACACCGGGGATAAATTCAGTGACAGACATCTTGTGTCCAGGTGAGCTTCTCATACCTGGGTGGTTCTTGAGAAACTCCTGTATGGTCTCCAGAGAAGTGGAGCAGTCCCTGGAGACTTTCTTGCTCCTGCGGTGGACTTTGGCCCCCCAGGATTTGGCAACTTTTTCAATCTCATCGTGGTCTGTTGACACCCAGACACTGAAaacaagacataaaaacaacaaaaaatatcatAAACTCAATTTAATTCACGTTTCTTCTCAGTCCAGAATAATTCAATAATATATAATCTCTTACAAAAGCATTCGTacaccttgaaccttttcacatttactcATATTGCAACTTGTTTGGGATTTTAGGTCATGTATAACtgtgaaattgaaaaaaatggaTACATAGTTTGcaatattattataaataaaaatgtgagatTTGTGGTATTTATCTGAACTAGAAACTGAACTAAACGtcagtattaaaaaaaacagcaaaagtcCAAAGAACAACTATTAAACCCTttcagaaagcctggagaaaCGTTGCTCAAGAACACATGAAAAACAAGCTGCTTGGAGgctaaataatgagaaaaaaggaGAAGTGTCTCATCCTCcgttttctttaatttatggCATTAACAGCTTTGAGTCAATCCTGGTCCTGGGGCCACACTGCTCTGCATGTTTAAGTCTTTTAGAAGGATTTTAAGTTAAATAGATCAATCTTTTTTAGTCGCCATTTTTATTACTACAGTGTAATTCTTTAAATGGGATTTCTGCTGGTATTAAAATAACGTTTTGTTGTTTTACATTGGACACAGATATATTTTCCTGCACTATGCACCTATCAACTGAGGACTTCTGTtaatattacaggtccttctcaaaatattagcatattgtgataaagttcattattttccataatgtcgtgatgaaaatttaacattcatatattttagattcattgcacactaactgaaatatttcaggtcttttattgtcttaatacggatgattttgtcatacagctcatgaaaacccaaaattcctctctcacaaaattagcatatcattaaaagggtctctaaacgagctatgaacctaatcatctgaatcaacaagttaactctaaacacctgcaaaagattcctgaggcctttaaaactcccagcctggttcatcactcaaaaccccaatcatgggtaagactgccgacctgactgctgtccagaaggccactattgacaccctcaaccaATACCATCTCTCAGCAGCACTGGATTCATCTTTGAGGTGGGgggctgtgggaatgctttatCACCGTGAACTCTCTGTTCATACTATAGCCTAAAAGATATCCAACCAGACCCACAGACATTGTGTCAGATAacctttgttccttttttttccagtcaCGGTTGAATTTTCTGTTAATTCAGAAGTGACTATAGACTAATTGCAATGGCATGATATTACCCTCTTGTACACAGAATGGAAAAGTAACTGGACAGTTTGCAGACCCAGGAATGCTGCTGCCTAAttgcattttgatttatttactttggtcaaagttgccctgcgatggactggtgacctgtccagggtgtaccccgcctctcgcccttagactgctggagataggcaccagctccccgtgacccactatggaataagcggtagaaaatgactgactgactgactacttTGGTCAACACCTAAAGTATTATGCTGTGTTAGTTGCATGTAAAATAATAACCTTGTGGAATTTCTTAAATGTGTAAAGATTAATCAATATGTtctcatattttttttgtttttttcttaggaATCTATGCTGCATCAGCTTTTACAAAGAGTTAGGCATAGAGTGATTTCTATTCTCAACAGGCAGCCCATTGACTTTGACTAtttgtactttgttttttgtcaggagTTACAGTTTCTCAGAGCCGGAGcagcttacaggtccttcttaaaatattagcatattgtgataaagttcattattttccataatgtaatgatgaaaatttaacattcatatattttagattcattgcacactaactgaaatatttcaggtcttttattgtcttaatacggatgattttggcatacagctcaagaaaacccaaaattcctatctcacaaaattagcatatcattaaaagagtctctaaacgagctatgaacctaatcatctgaatcaacgagttaactctaaacacctgcaaaagattcctgaggcctttaaaactcccagcctggttcatcactcaaaaccccaatcatgggtaaaactgccgacctgactgctgtccagaaggccactattgacaccctcaagcaagagggtaagacacagaaagacatttctgaacgaataggctgttcccagagtgctgtatcaaggcacctcagtgggaagtctgtgggaaggaaaaagtgtggcagaaaacgctgcacaacaagaagaggtgaccggaccctgaggaagattgtggagaagggccgattccagaccttgggggacctgcggaagcagtggactgagtctggagtagaaacatccagagccaccgtgaacaggcgtgtgcaggaaatgggctacaggtgccacattccccaggtcaagccacttttgaaccagaaacagcggcagaagcgccagacctgggctacagagaagcagcactggactgttgctcagtggtccaaagtacctttttcggatgaaagcaaattctgcatgtcattcggaaatcaaggtaccagagtctggaggaagactggggagaaggaaatgccaaaatgccagaagtccagtgtcaagtacccacagtcagtgatggtctggggtgccgtgtcagctgctggtgttggtccactgtgttttatcaagggcagggtcaatgcagctagctatcaggagattttggagcacttcatgcttccatctgctgaaaagctttatggagatgaagatttcatttttcagcacgacctggcacctgctcacagtgccaaaaccactggtaaatggtttactgaccatggtatcactgtgctcaattggcctgccaactctcctgacctgaaccccatagagaatatgtgggatattgtgaagagaacgttgagagactcaagacccaacactctggatgagctaaaggccgctatcgaagcatcctgggcctccataagacctcagcagtgccacaggctgattgcctccatgccacgccgcattgaagcagtcatttctgcaaaaggattcccgaccaagtattgagtgcataactgtacatgattatttgaaggttgacgttttttgtattaaaaacacttttctttcattggtcggatgaaatatactaatgttgtgagataggaattttgggttttcatgagctgtatgccacaatcatccgtattaagacaataaaagacctgaaatatttcagttagtgtgcaatgaatctaaaatatatgaatgttaaattttcatcatgacattatggaaaataatgaactttatcacaatatgctaatattttgagaaggacctgtatatatatatatatatatatatatatatatatatatatatatatacatacacacacacgtatACATATATATCCTCGGTTGAGGAGggtttgctgctgttgctgtgtGAGAGAGTGACTACATCCTGAGGTGTTTCCTGTGTTGTAAACTAGACGTTGCAGAAAACGTTGAAAAGCAAAGCTGAAGTTAAGAGAAAGAGTTACAGCAAACAGGCATCGCAGCAACAAGCATCAACCCCAGGAGCTGCTAATGATGCTGATGAGCAGGTGAGGCATTCTGCTGCTATTATTAATATTGCTGCTGAGGAACTGGTGAGGCATTGTGATATTGCTACTGTTAAACTCTTTATAAGATTGCAAAATGCCACCTAAAAACAACCCTGGATTAGAGGAGCtggaagaaataaagaaatcactGAACTTCATGTCTGGTGAGATCACTAAAGCAGCAACGCAACAAGAAAAACTTTTGAATTTAATGGAAAAAGTGAGTAAATTAGAGAACATGgtcaaagaaaaagacaaaaaaattgaTGATCTGGAACAACATTCAAGAGTTACTGGACTATACAATTTCATAAATCAATTTGCTAAAAGATCTTTCAAACTGCGTTTTCAtgttcttcaagactgctcattgtgTGACACAACTAAAGAGCAAACTAAGAgaaaaatgctttttcgttttcatgaCTGCTGCAAAATATGTTCAATAAATCAATTTGATTTTTCAATTCTGGGGACTTCTGACAAGAAGGCGCACTGAGCTTCCTGTAGCGTGTGTAATGTACCTCTAGTTtatgttgttttgattttttgttcaCCCttacaaagtttatttttgctGGCCCGGTTATACCAGAACCAAACACAACAATGGAACATCTACTGAAAGCCATTTAAGCTTTACATCTAAGATTCAACATCCAAGATGAAAAGATGGCTGACATGAACACAGAACTGACCCAAAATACagtgttatggatgtatgattctgtggcttTTTCtaatctctttgctgccctaattaaatatctctgcccttgttgcttatctgctgcaccgctcactgctacagcttacgcaacataactgttgatatcagaatcagaatcagaaaagctttattgccaagtacgtttttggacatacaaggaatttgttttggcgtagtcagtgtaatacagtacaaattaaacagtataaacatatctacaatataatatatgtgcacagttttaagtgagtgagagtaagtatagagcagtataagatgcgagagcagtacaacagtgcaggtgatcagtgtgcaagtatggcagtgcaagtaaagcaggagtccaagctgagcgttaatgtaacggaTAGAgttatagagttacaggttacaagtgtcctgtcagcaaaaaaaaagggtggggggggggggggggggggggggggggggggggggggggagagtgtcagtgtggtttccaggctttgttaacaaggctggtggcagatgggaaaaaactgttcttgtggcgtgaggttttggtccagatggaccgcagcctcctgccagaggggagagtctcaaagagtctgtgaccggggtgggagggatcagccagaatcttccctgcccgcttcagggtcctggaggtgtacagttcctggagcgacagtagattgcagccaatcaccttctcagcagaccgaatgacacgctgcagcctgcccttatccttggctgtagcagcggcgtaccagatggtgatggaggaggtgaggatggactcaatgatggctgtgtagaagtgcaccatcatagtctttggcaggttgaatttcttcagctgccgcaggaagaacatcctctgctgggctttcttgatgagggagctgatgtttggctcccacttgagatcctgggagatgatggttcccaggaagcggaaagattccacggtgtcaattgtggagtcacagagggtgatgggggcaggtggggctgggttctgcctgatgtccacaaccatctccactgtctttagagcgttgagctcaaggttgttctggctgcaccagtccaacagatg
Proteins encoded:
- the LOC124880382 gene encoding N-acylneuraminate cytidylyltransferase-like isoform X2, giving the protein MTETSLENELPACSVGAMLGDREEKYKFQPQRCFNKLKQQFDGACLGPGNNCRVTRKGVWVSTDHDEIEKVAKSWGAKVHRRSKKVSRDCSTSLETIQEFLKNHPDVTVVCNIQATSPCLHPSHLQEALKKITEDGFDSVFSVVRRHQFRWKEVKGSNIKTKPENLDPKNRPRRQDWDGELYENGSFYFATRDLIMKEGCLQGGKVAYFEMEPQHSVDIDIDIDWPVAEQRVLRYGYFGRGVSMMFCKVSGCLTDGKVFLSVSGEDSVSIHTRDTAGFRMLQKDDMKVVLLISKEDLLMKSLIPKLETMTGCEVMTVGEDPLKDVQSVVEKNKLDWKDVAYMGNDAADASCLKLAGLSAVPADAPPEAAQAAKYTCKNAGGGGAVRDFVEHVLLQKEQAKAQMKQDRIDRNNF
- the LOC124880382 gene encoding N-acylneuraminate cytidylyltransferase-like isoform X1; the encoded protein is MEKDQGLECDTSARVGLAAPKRRASDDNEFLDKASSSKKSCPSSSSKNPGHVAALILARGGSKGIPLKNIKTLAGVPLIGWVLRAAIDCRNFDSVWVSTDHDEIEKVAKSWGAKVHRRSKKVSRDCSTSLETIQEFLKNHPDVTVVCNIQATSPCLHPSHLQEALKKITEDGFDSVFSVVRRHQFRWKEVKGSNIKTKPENLDPKNRPRRQDWDGELYENGSFYFATRDLIMKEGCLQGGKVAYFEMEPQHSVDIDIDIDWPVAEQRVLRYGYFGRGVSMMFCKVSGCLTDGKVFLSVSGEDSVSIHTRDTAGFRMLQKDDMKVVLLISKEDLLMKSLIPKLETMTGCEVMTVGEDPLKDVQSVVEKNKLDWKDVAYMGNDAADASCLKLAGLSAVPADAPPEAAQAAKYTCKNAGGGGAVRDFVEHVLLQKEQAKAQMKQDRIDRNNF